One window of the Methanocaldococcus vulcanius M7 genome contains the following:
- the truD gene encoding tRNA pseudouridine(13) synthase TruD: protein MKLRMKPEDFIVEEIINPEKIAGDKCYLYILTKKNIESLKALSYISKKFKIPLKDIGYCGLKDRHAITKQYISIPKYYKKLYLEEPNLKLKPIGISRFLLLGDLEGNKFTITIRGIKKEDIPKLEENLKYLDMGAPNYFDSQRFGSVFDGKFIAKEIIMGNIEEAVKILLTRYKKSEKKRIKDLKRFISKNWGDWEKIWKYIKENNIKAKMYVNIVKELKKSGDYKKAFNYVDDRLKKLFLSAYQSYLWNECIKELLKEYIPKEDRVYYEYECGSLLFYKKLDENSLNYLKNLKFPMISPEAHYSEKEQKIIERVLKKENIKIEDLQKEDLKILGNFVRGERDVISIPKNLKIGDIVEDDLVKGKYKITLTFELKKGSYATIIIKRAFLGIKNKKRKK from the coding sequence GTGAAACTTAGGATGAAACCAGAGGACTTTATTGTTGAAGAAATCATAAACCCCGAAAAAATAGCAGGGGACAAGTGTTATTTATATATTTTAACTAAAAAAAATATAGAAAGTTTAAAAGCTCTGTCTTATATCTCAAAAAAATTCAAAATCCCTCTTAAAGATATAGGATACTGCGGTTTAAAGGATAGACATGCAATAACTAAGCAATACATTTCTATACCGAAATATTATAAGAAATTATATTTAGAAGAGCCAAACCTAAAATTAAAACCCATAGGAATCTCGAGATTTTTGTTATTAGGGGATTTAGAGGGTAATAAATTTACTATAACTATTAGAGGAATAAAAAAAGAAGATATTCCAAAATTAGAAGAGAATCTAAAATATTTAGATATGGGAGCTCCTAACTACTTCGATAGTCAGAGGTTTGGTAGCGTTTTTGATGGAAAATTTATAGCAAAAGAGATAATAATGGGAAATATAGAAGAAGCAGTAAAAATATTGTTGACCAGATACAAAAAATCAGAAAAAAAGAGGATAAAAGATCTCAAAAGATTTATCTCTAAAAACTGGGGGGACTGGGAGAAAATTTGGAAATATATAAAAGAAAATAATATAAAAGCAAAAATGTATGTAAATATTGTCAAAGAACTTAAAAAGAGTGGAGATTACAAAAAAGCATTTAATTATGTAGACGATAGGTTAAAAAAACTATTCCTTTCTGCATACCAAAGCTATTTATGGAACGAATGTATAAAAGAACTTCTAAAAGAGTATATTCCAAAAGAAGATCGGGTTTACTACGAGTATGAATGTGGATCACTCCTCTTCTATAAAAAACTTGATGAAAACTCTCTAAATTATTTAAAAAATTTGAAATTTCCAATGATTTCTCCTGAAGCTCATTACTCTGAAAAAGAACAAAAGATCATAGAGAGAGTGCTAAAAAAAGAAAATATAAAAATTGAAGATCTCCAAAAAGAGGACTTAAAAATACTTGGAAACTTTGTCCGTGGAGAAAGAGATGTTATCTCAATTCCAAAAAACTTAAAAATTGGAGATATTGTGGAAGATGATCTGGTCAAAGGAAAATATAAAATAACCCTAACTTTTGAATTAAAAAAAGGAAGTTATGCAACAATAATCATAAAACGAGCGTTTCTTGGCATAAAAAATAAGAAAAGGAAAAAATAA
- a CDS encoding dihydroorotate dehydrogenase electron transfer subunit — MEKPVICKIKEIIKESPTVKTFIIDRDFDFKPGQFAMLWLPGVDEKPFGFSSKNSFSVAKVGYFTKKMHELKEGDIIGVRGPYGTYFEPIGDKILAVAGGIGAVPIITAVEDFSKQGIEITTILGARSKDELLFLDRFEKVSRLEICTDDGSFGFKGFTTEKMKEILKEERFDLIITCGPEIMMKKVVDISNEHNIPVQVSMERYMKCGIGICGQCCVDDEGLCVCKDGPVFWGDKLKFIKEFGKYKRDASGKKVYY, encoded by the coding sequence GTGGAAAAACCAGTGATTTGCAAAATAAAAGAAATAATAAAAGAGAGCCCAACAGTAAAAACATTTATAATAGATAGAGATTTCGATTTTAAGCCGGGACAGTTTGCAATGCTTTGGCTTCCAGGAGTTGATGAGAAACCATTTGGATTTTCTTCTAAAAATAGTTTTAGTGTTGCAAAAGTTGGTTATTTTACCAAAAAAATGCATGAACTAAAAGAAGGAGATATAATAGGAGTTAGGGGCCCTTATGGGACATATTTTGAGCCCATTGGAGACAAAATTTTAGCAGTTGCGGGAGGGATTGGAGCAGTTCCCATAATAACAGCAGTTGAGGACTTTTCGAAACAGGGAATTGAAATAACTACCATATTGGGAGCAAGAAGTAAAGATGAACTGTTATTTTTAGATAGATTTGAAAAAGTTAGTAGATTAGAGATTTGCACAGATGATGGCAGTTTTGGATTTAAGGGCTTTACAACTGAAAAAATGAAAGAAATTTTAAAAGAGGAGAGATTTGATTTAATTATAACTTGTGGGCCAGAGATAATGATGAAAAAGGTTGTTGATATATCTAATGAACATAACATCCCAGTTCAGGTTTCAATGGAGAGGTATATGAAGTGTGGTATAGGGATTTGCGGACAGTGTTGTGTAGATGATGAAGGTCTCTGCGTTTGTAAAGACGGCCCTGTATTTTGGGGAGATAAGTTGAAATTTATTAAAGAGTTCGGGAAGTATAAGAGGGATGCGAGTGGTAAGAAGGTTTATTATTAA
- a CDS encoding bifunctional 5,6,7,8-tetrahydromethanopterin hydro-lyase/3-hexulose-6-phosphate synthase, protein MIKFGEAVLGNEIKAIINVALGNDKEINEIFTNALTRGNCVFANLRPNLIVKPLTLVVPRHNIESDIQDELFQGVIQYAVAKAVADLDLDENLKVVISVNVPEVPITNLNKRKLFQYFYASAKLAINRALNEYPSKEKVKKEKYRALHPLVGFRDVRLEYPPYLQIALDVPTMENLEFLLQTIPKSDHIILEAGTPLIKKFGLEVIEIMREYFDGFIVADLKTLDTGRVEVRLAFEATANAVAISGVAPKSTIIKAIHECQKCGLISYLDMMNVSEPQKLYDSLKLKPDVVILHRGIDEETFGVKKEWKFKGNCLLAIAGGVGVENVEELLKEYQILIVGRAITKSRDPGRVIRMFINKMGYDIDTYRLYFDEDEDIGEEL, encoded by the coding sequence ATGATAAAATTCGGAGAAGCAGTTTTGGGAAATGAGATTAAAGCAATAATTAATGTTGCATTAGGAAATGATAAAGAGATCAATGAAATTTTCACAAATGCCTTAACAAGAGGCAACTGTGTATTTGCCAATTTAAGGCCTAATTTAATAGTTAAACCATTAACTTTGGTAGTTCCAAGGCATAATATAGAGAGCGATATACAAGATGAGCTATTTCAGGGAGTTATTCAGTATGCTGTTGCCAAAGCAGTTGCTGATTTGGATTTAGATGAGAACTTAAAGGTTGTTATCTCTGTTAATGTTCCAGAAGTTCCAATAACCAATCTAAATAAGAGAAAACTCTTCCAATACTTCTACGCCTCAGCAAAGTTAGCTATAAACAGAGCTTTAAATGAATATCCTTCAAAAGAGAAGGTGAAGAAAGAAAAATACAGAGCTTTGCATCCATTAGTTGGATTTAGGGATGTTAGATTAGAATATCCTCCATATCTACAAATTGCGTTAGATGTTCCAACAATGGAAAACTTAGAGTTTTTATTACAAACAATCCCTAAAAGTGATCACATCATCTTAGAGGCAGGAACTCCGTTAATTAAAAAGTTTGGTTTAGAGGTTATTGAAATAATGAGAGAGTATTTCGATGGGTTTATAGTTGCTGATTTAAAAACATTAGATACTGGAAGGGTTGAGGTTAGATTAGCTTTTGAAGCAACAGCTAATGCAGTGGCAATAAGTGGGGTAGCTCCAAAATCAACAATAATTAAGGCAATCCACGAATGTCAAAAATGTGGTTTAATAAGTTATTTGGATATGATGAATGTCTCTGAGCCACAAAAATTATATGATTCATTAAAATTAAAGCCAGATGTTGTTATCTTGCATAGAGGGATTGATGAAGAAACATTTGGAGTTAAAAAGGAGTGGAAGTTTAAAGGAAACTGCTTATTAGCAATTGCTGGAGGAGTTGGAGTGGAGAATGTTGAGGAGCTTTTAAAAGAATATCAAATATTGATTGTTGGTAGGGCAATTACAAAATCAAGAGACCCGGGAAGAGTGATTAGGATGTTTATAAATAAGATGGGTTATGATATAGACACTTATCGGCTTTATTTTGATGAAGATGAAGATATAGGGGAAGAATTATGA